The following proteins come from a genomic window of Scomber japonicus isolate fScoJap1 chromosome 4, fScoJap1.pri, whole genome shotgun sequence:
- the dffa gene encoding DNA fragmentation factor subunit alpha: MTDRKPCKVCNFTRQKSYGLVVPSLDELKIKGCESLGFTSTDTVKVVLEDDGTIVEDDAYFLCLPLNTKFMLLHEKETWSPVRRIDGGTAWMARESMLLETDAVDSSSAVGPWWDLAQQLKQDMASIILMSEADLQTLVDVPCHELASALGFQVKKAEDLQETLQRVLDRREEERQSKELLQLYIKAVEKEDRQQEEPTQPSEGGAGDVDMLDGIEVDSASGFMSRTLMVLKGKTSPETRLSTEDLQMVVTRGVESMEPVLGWDTDRTSALVQACEAELTRRLQQVQALQSIRSTTQPDSTQQSSEKSAEEEGEETPAQGRCN; the protein is encoded by the exons ATGACAGATAGGAAACCGTGTAAAGTGTGTAATTTCACTCGACAGAAGTCGTATGGGCTAGTGGTTCCTTCCCTCGATGAGCTGAAGATAAAAG GGTGTGAGTCTCTTGGGTTCACTTCCACTGACACGGTCAAAGTGGTCCTAGAAGACGATGGGACGATAGTGGAGGACGATGCCTACTTTTTGTGTTTACCGTTAAACACAAAGTTCATGCTGCTGCATGAAAAAGAGACATGGTCTCCAGTTCGCAGGA ttgatgGTGGTACTGCCTGGATGGCAAGGGAGTCTATGTTGCTTGAGACTGATGCTGTGGACTCCTCCAGTGCTGTAGGGCCATGGTGGGACTTGGCTCAGCAGCTGAAACAGGACATGGCCAGCATCATCCTCATGTCTGAGGCAGACTTACAG ACCTTAGTGGATGTCCCATGCCATGAGCTCGCCTCTGCTCTGGGTTTCCAAGTGAAGAAGGCAGAAGACCTCCAGGAGACTTTGCAGAGGGTTTTGGACCgtagggaggaggagaggcagtCCAAGGAGCTGCTCCAGCTCTACATCAAAGCTGTGGAGAAAGAGGATAGGCAGCAAGAAGAGCCAACTCAGCCCAGCGAGGGAG GGGCTGGAGATGTGGACATGCTGGACGGGATAGAGGTGGACTCAGCGTCTGGATTCATGTCCAGGACACTGATGGTCTTGAAAGGCAAAACAAGCCCGGAGACCAGGCTCTCAACTGAAGATTTGCAG ATGGTAGTGACCAGAGGGGTGGAATCTATGGAGCCGGTACTGGGTTGGGACACAGATAGAACATCGGCACTGGTTCAAGCCTGCGAAGCCGAGCTGACCAGACGTCTCCAGCAGGTTCAGGCCTTGCAGTCCATCAGAAGCACCACGCAGCCAGACAGCACCCAGCAGTCCAGTGAAAAAagtgcagaggaggagggagaagaaacgCCAGCCCAAGGCCGGTGCAACTAG